The following are encoded in a window of Gramella sp. MT6 genomic DNA:
- a CDS encoding response regulator transcription factor: MKRKNKILLVEDDESLGYLLSEYLKIKNFDVSWAKTGTAALDLIEEHIHDLIVLDVMLPDIDGFTLAKKIKVANTQTPFIFLTARSLKVDVLKGFSMGAMDYLKKPIDEEELVTRIEVLISRLQPRNKELNENKEIYEIGEYIFESKNQKLRINGESFSLTTRENDLLLYLLKNKNQLCSHKEILDLLWGKNDYFNRKSLNVFISRLRNYLKLDPRISIENLHKKGFILNIPEDN; the protein is encoded by the coding sequence ATGAAAAGGAAAAATAAGATTTTACTGGTTGAAGATGATGAATCTCTTGGGTATTTGTTGTCTGAATACTTAAAGATCAAGAATTTCGATGTTTCCTGGGCCAAAACAGGAACAGCAGCTTTGGATCTTATAGAGGAACATATTCATGATTTGATCGTTTTAGATGTGATGCTACCAGATATTGATGGCTTTACTCTTGCGAAGAAAATAAAAGTAGCCAATACTCAAACCCCGTTCATATTCCTTACTGCCAGGTCCCTGAAAGTAGATGTTCTCAAAGGCTTTTCAATGGGAGCCATGGATTACCTGAAAAAACCCATAGATGAAGAAGAACTTGTTACAAGAATTGAAGTTCTTATCTCCAGACTTCAACCCCGAAATAAGGAATTGAATGAGAATAAGGAGATATATGAAATTGGAGAATACATTTTTGAATCAAAGAACCAGAAATTGAGGATTAATGGTGAAAGTTTTTCCCTTACTACAAGGGAAAATGATCTTCTTTTATACCTCCTGAAAAACAAGAATCAGCTATGTTCTCACAAAGAAATTTTAGATCTGCTTTGGGGTAAAAACGATTACTTTAATCGTAAGAGCCTGAACGTATTTATATCCCGCCTAAGAAACTACCTTAAACTCGACCCAAGGATTTCGATTGAAAATCTTCATAAAAAAGGATTTATACTAAACATTCCTGAGGATAATTAA
- a CDS encoding HAMP domain-containing sensor histidine kinase — protein MKTRIFYIGIFIVSVIGLFIVQYQFLRIGLNLAKIQFDQKLENTSRDLKEDFGNENQLSFLIGHSYQDEGYFSLSKDSLQDASRHFTYDFIKDRLKHNRIDTDFSYQLYSEDSLVNLESPIRFENDESVIKYPIILTGYLPDLLDKKLTLELKFQDLNTYFLSQLKGLLIPGFLFLAIIVFVMIWMLRMFFWQRNLITITNDFINNLTHEFKTPVFSIGIATKILEKDVDEKQKPIISEIRKQVSRLNKHIEQVLGLASLESKKFMELELMDLRPALLEWCENFKMLAELENFKFSYDVESGKFMLKAAPSHLENVITNLLDNAKKYSDEPEIFLKTSTQNQQLKIEVIDKGKGISEKDQKLIFKKFYRVSEGDLHKTKGYGLGLSYVKEIIKRHHGKIKVESKLNTGTKFTILIPLHEKEK, from the coding sequence TTGAAAACCAGGATCTTCTATATAGGCATATTTATAGTTTCAGTCATTGGGCTGTTCATAGTGCAGTACCAATTCTTAAGAATTGGACTGAACCTTGCCAAAATACAGTTTGACCAAAAACTTGAAAACACTTCTCGAGATCTGAAAGAGGATTTTGGGAATGAAAATCAACTAAGTTTTTTAATTGGGCATTCTTACCAGGACGAAGGCTATTTTAGTTTGAGCAAAGATAGTTTACAGGATGCTTCGAGACATTTTACCTATGATTTCATTAAAGACAGGTTAAAGCATAATAGAATTGATACAGATTTTTCTTATCAATTGTATTCTGAAGATAGCCTGGTTAATTTGGAATCTCCGATTAGGTTTGAAAATGATGAATCTGTTATTAAATATCCTATAATCCTTACTGGATATTTACCCGATCTTCTGGATAAAAAATTAACCCTGGAACTCAAATTTCAAGACCTTAATACTTACTTTCTTTCGCAGTTAAAAGGCTTGCTCATCCCCGGATTTTTATTCCTTGCTATCATCGTTTTTGTAATGATATGGATGCTTAGGATGTTTTTCTGGCAGCGAAATCTTATCACAATTACCAATGATTTCATTAATAACCTTACCCATGAGTTTAAAACTCCCGTATTTTCTATTGGCATCGCCACTAAGATCCTCGAAAAGGATGTTGATGAAAAGCAAAAACCTATAATTTCAGAAATAAGAAAACAGGTTAGCAGGTTAAATAAACATATTGAACAGGTGCTGGGCCTGGCCAGTCTGGAATCAAAAAAATTCATGGAACTCGAACTGATGGATTTGAGGCCGGCACTACTGGAATGGTGTGAGAATTTTAAAATGCTTGCAGAACTGGAAAATTTCAAGTTTTCCTATGATGTGGAATCCGGAAAGTTTATGCTGAAGGCTGCTCCCTCTCATTTAGAGAATGTAATAACAAATCTCCTGGATAACGCTAAAAAATATTCTGATGAGCCTGAAATATTCTTAAAAACATCAACCCAAAATCAGCAACTTAAAATTGAAGTTATTGATAAAGGGAAAGGTATCTCAGAAAAAGACCAGAAACTTATTTTCAAGAAATTTTACCGGGTCTCGGAAGGAGACCTTCATAAAACAAAAGGTTACGGACTTGGTTTAAGTTACGTGAAAGAAATAATAAAGAGACACCACGGCAAGATCAAAGTTGAAAGCAAACTCAACACTGGTACTAAATTCACTATATTAATCCCTCTACATGAAAAGGAAAAATAA
- a CDS encoding LytTR family DNA-binding domain-containing protein — MKPSENIKPRCLIVDDEPLARDVIRRYIEKLPFLQLAGECSNAIDAFVFLQSNEIDILFLDIRMPELLGTELMQSIKEPPKVIFTTAYKEYAWDGFELDAVDYLLKPIRFDRFLKAVNKALPGYENVLFADVSNEPERKSGVDAIYLRIDRRQVRIILDEILYIESAKDYVKIFTYDKMHLCRQTITAIEAAINKNAFVRIHRSFIVPVNKIRSYTHELVEVNKKELPIGKFYLNHFLKTMESRVS, encoded by the coding sequence ATGAAACCTAGCGAAAACATAAAGCCAAGATGTCTCATTGTAGATGACGAGCCGCTCGCAAGAGATGTGATAAGACGTTATATTGAAAAATTACCGTTTCTGCAATTAGCTGGAGAATGTAGTAATGCGATTGATGCCTTTGTATTTCTGCAATCAAACGAAATTGATATTCTTTTTTTGGACATCCGGATGCCGGAATTACTGGGGACAGAACTGATGCAATCTATAAAAGAACCTCCAAAAGTAATTTTCACCACCGCTTATAAAGAATATGCCTGGGATGGCTTCGAGCTGGATGCAGTGGATTATCTGCTTAAACCTATACGCTTTGACCGATTTCTTAAAGCGGTTAATAAAGCGTTACCGGGCTATGAAAATGTTTTGTTCGCAGATGTGTCTAATGAGCCGGAAAGAAAATCTGGAGTCGATGCCATTTACCTCCGTATAGATAGAAGACAGGTTAGAATTATCCTGGATGAGATCCTGTACATAGAGAGCGCGAAAGATTATGTGAAGATTTTCACTTATGATAAGATGCATTTATGCAGGCAAACCATTACAGCTATTGAAGCTGCAATCAATAAAAATGCATTTGTGCGTATCCATAGATCATTTATAGTGCCGGTTAATAAAATCAGATCTTATACCCATGAACTGGTTGAGGTCAATAAAAAGGAACTGCCTATAGGAAAGTTTTACCTGAATCATTTTCTAAAAACTATGGAATCCCGGGTTTCCTAG
- a CDS encoding TonB-dependent receptor — protein MKISAVFFIFSFLSSQIILAQNVDQAKDAVTDTLPEVMVTSLLRPQKITRAPASIQVITSRDLGLFAGSNTGELISRIQGLEFTRYGVDGITFNSRGLNSAFNNKILQIVDGRISTAALSGGLPVFNNGTTIKDDIQQIEIVVGPQTALFGPNAHNGVFNTITKDPRLYPGTSVSLSAGNQEQFSGRFRHAQKIDDRWAWKITGEYASGREFHFIDSVYVGNPPQGVPEHNVDFDFRHLRGEAHLYYNLDANTEIVVSGGASTNDFLQVTTSGRNQMKDVGYSFLQARYKSPHFYANIYNTWGTLGNSYTLAGYTQIFWMRSQPGPLYLPPDEAEKAALSGSEFKEKSRRFNADIQYHTDFPEAGLFLVGGLDFENSQPNINDGTTLVGEAGDISISQIGAVLQLEKKLLKDLRIIGAFRYDNNENFEDLFAPKLTLVKDLDRGNIRLGWAKAYALPSIQNQYASIRDFFFGNGGKGIQYILNNSLIDDPGAVLTTKPLKPEEVKTWEIGYKGQPLQKIWLDANAYYGVSKNFITPALPVGGRALSLNGIEVNHNPVFAGTISNDTLQGASFFTFFNYGKAKVYGLDLSVTYYLASSINLALKYSWLNADFEENDANRDGQITQDEKSINAPNHRAVAQLTVDELLKDRLSLSLGTRIIQQYDFYSGNQIGSSDGAGTRTPPKNFNYGPLGGFTTFNFGAEYLYSKNVVLNFNMTNIFNTRQIEFIGAPSIGRLAMASIKISN, from the coding sequence ATGAAAATATCAGCTGTTTTTTTCATTTTCTCGTTTCTTTCATCGCAAATTATCTTGGCTCAGAATGTAGATCAGGCTAAAGACGCGGTAACCGATACACTTCCGGAAGTTATGGTTACCTCACTACTTCGTCCTCAAAAGATCACCCGTGCTCCTGCTTCTATTCAGGTAATAACGTCCAGGGATCTTGGGCTTTTTGCAGGATCTAATACGGGAGAGCTTATTTCCAGAATACAAGGTTTGGAATTTACACGCTATGGCGTCGATGGAATAACCTTTAATTCCAGGGGATTGAACAGCGCGTTCAATAACAAAATACTTCAGATCGTAGATGGTCGTATTAGCACCGCGGCCTTAAGTGGAGGCTTGCCAGTATTTAATAACGGTACTACAATTAAGGATGATATCCAGCAAATAGAGATTGTTGTGGGTCCGCAAACGGCCTTGTTTGGTCCTAATGCCCATAATGGAGTTTTTAATACCATTACAAAAGATCCTCGCTTATATCCTGGAACTTCGGTATCACTTAGCGCAGGAAACCAGGAACAGTTTAGTGGGCGTTTCAGGCATGCTCAAAAGATCGATGATCGCTGGGCCTGGAAAATAACCGGAGAATATGCCAGTGGGCGGGAGTTTCACTTCATAGATAGTGTGTATGTGGGCAATCCTCCCCAAGGGGTCCCTGAGCATAATGTAGATTTTGATTTCCGCCATCTTAGAGGTGAAGCACATCTTTATTATAATCTTGATGCAAACACCGAAATTGTAGTTTCAGGTGGAGCTAGTACCAATGATTTTTTACAAGTCACCACCAGCGGCCGCAATCAAATGAAAGATGTTGGGTATAGCTTTCTACAAGCTAGGTATAAAAGTCCGCATTTCTATGCCAATATTTACAACACTTGGGGAACACTTGGAAACAGTTATACCCTTGCCGGGTATACCCAGATATTCTGGATGAGATCCCAACCGGGGCCATTATATTTACCTCCCGATGAAGCAGAAAAGGCAGCTTTAAGTGGGTCTGAGTTCAAAGAAAAGAGCAGAAGGTTTAATGCAGATATTCAGTACCATACAGACTTTCCAGAAGCAGGACTATTTCTTGTTGGAGGTCTGGATTTCGAAAATTCCCAACCCAACATAAATGATGGAACTACGCTGGTAGGGGAAGCCGGTGATATTTCTATATCACAAATCGGTGCTGTTCTACAACTCGAAAAAAAACTTCTGAAAGACCTGCGAATTATTGGAGCTTTTCGATATGACAATAATGAAAATTTTGAAGATCTATTTGCTCCTAAACTTACTCTGGTGAAAGATCTTGACCGAGGTAACATAAGGCTGGGATGGGCTAAGGCCTATGCCCTGCCTTCAATTCAAAATCAATATGCCAGTATTCGCGATTTCTTTTTCGGTAATGGCGGGAAGGGAATTCAATATATCCTGAATAATTCGTTGATCGATGATCCCGGGGCTGTACTAACCACTAAGCCTTTAAAGCCTGAAGAAGTGAAAACCTGGGAAATAGGTTATAAAGGGCAACCTCTTCAGAAGATCTGGCTGGATGCCAATGCTTATTACGGCGTTAGCAAGAATTTTATTACTCCGGCATTACCAGTTGGCGGTAGAGCCCTTTCATTAAATGGAATTGAAGTAAACCATAACCCGGTTTTTGCAGGTACAATAAGCAATGATACCTTACAGGGTGCTTCCTTTTTTACTTTTTTTAATTATGGCAAGGCTAAAGTTTATGGTTTAGACCTTAGTGTTACTTATTACCTAGCTTCCTCTATTAATCTGGCTTTGAAATATTCCTGGCTTAATGCCGATTTTGAGGAAAATGATGCGAACAGGGATGGACAAATAACCCAGGATGAAAAAAGTATAAATGCGCCAAATCATCGAGCTGTTGCACAGCTAACCGTAGACGAGCTTTTGAAGGACCGACTTTCCCTTTCCTTAGGAACCAGAATTATACAGCAATATGACTTCTATAGCGGCAATCAGATAGGAAGTTCAGATGGTGCTGGTACCAGAACACCACCAAAAAACTTCAATTATGGTCCTTTAGGAGGATTTACCACATTCAATTTTGGCGCCGAATATCTTTATAGTAAAAATGTGGTATTAAATTTTAATATGACCAACATCTTCAATACCAGGCAGATCGAATTTATAGGTGCTCCTTCAATAGGCAGGCTGGCAATGGCGAGTATAAAAATATCAAATTGA
- a CDS encoding vanadium-dependent haloperoxidase → MKTKNHLPLALCLLTFLCSCNKDELPSNEPDESSIQDLSFRNYNNGMIKSYNSETLISWNILLGSIVDEKMPPPPEAKIYAMVTIAMHDALNNVVPKYETYALDNTMVDASYVSKKNIQALADAAISQAARDVLVAMFPASATSADALLSDIYLSIEDEESKTKGMEIGKAAAAAILEKRQSDFPFIFTAYSAPDNEPGTYQADYPPYMFPNPPIWPANAVYTVNLGDLTPFGIKSSDQFLAGSPYTVDTQEYTDDYNEVKSLGCSNCPERTNEQTEIRDFWFEHTSSSINRIARDLIMREDLNGWQAARLIALLEMSQMDSYIASFEEKDFFKYWAPITAIRRGDSDGNSETVGDPGWATLRPTPPVYEFPSTMSYASAASAEILRLFFGTDDYSFTVSSPYYVPGVERTMKSFSQISHETGLSRIFLGHHFRHSVDAGESNGIELGNYIFENNLRELKKLK, encoded by the coding sequence ATGAAAACAAAAAATCACCTTCCGTTAGCTCTATGCTTACTAACATTTTTATGCTCATGCAATAAAGATGAGTTACCGTCGAATGAACCTGATGAATCTTCTATTCAGGATTTATCTTTTAGGAATTATAACAATGGGATGATCAAGTCCTATAATAGTGAGACACTAATTAGCTGGAACATACTTCTTGGTTCCATTGTCGATGAAAAAATGCCTCCGCCACCTGAAGCGAAGATCTATGCGATGGTAACCATAGCTATGCATGATGCATTAAATAATGTTGTGCCAAAATATGAAACATATGCTTTGGATAATACCATGGTTGATGCCAGTTACGTTTCTAAAAAGAATATCCAGGCTTTGGCTGATGCTGCCATATCTCAAGCTGCCAGGGACGTATTGGTTGCTATGTTTCCCGCTTCAGCAACTTCAGCTGATGCTCTATTAAGCGATATTTATTTAAGTATTGAGGATGAGGAATCAAAAACAAAAGGGATGGAAATAGGTAAAGCTGCTGCTGCTGCAATTTTAGAAAAAAGACAGAGTGATTTTCCTTTTATCTTTACTGCTTATTCCGCTCCAGACAATGAACCTGGAACTTATCAGGCAGATTATCCACCCTATATGTTTCCAAACCCACCAATCTGGCCTGCTAACGCTGTCTATACAGTTAATCTGGGAGATCTAACTCCGTTTGGAATAAAAAGCAGCGACCAGTTTCTTGCTGGTTCTCCATATACTGTAGATACTCAGGAATACACTGATGACTACAATGAGGTTAAAAGTTTGGGATGTAGCAATTGTCCTGAAAGAACAAATGAACAAACCGAAATCCGTGATTTCTGGTTTGAACACACCTCCAGTTCCATCAATCGTATCGCCAGGGATTTAATTATGAGAGAAGATCTAAATGGTTGGCAAGCAGCCCGTTTGATCGCTCTTTTAGAAATGAGCCAGATGGATTCTTATATTGCTTCCTTTGAAGAAAAGGACTTTTTCAAATATTGGGCACCAATTACAGCCATACGGCGGGGTGATTCAGATGGAAACTCAGAAACTGTTGGAGATCCAGGATGGGCCACGCTTCGCCCTACCCCTCCCGTCTATGAGTTTCCGTCTACCATGTCTTATGCATCGGCAGCTTCAGCTGAAATTTTAAGACTGTTCTTTGGTACCGATGATTACTCCTTTACCGTAAGCAGCCCTTATTATGTGCCTGGTGTTGAAAGGACCATGAAGAGTTTCTCACAAATATCTCATGAGACTGGACTATCGCGTATTTTCCTTGGTCATCATTTCCGTCATTCAGTTGATGCAGGTGAAAGCAATGGGATCGAACTGGGAAACTATATTTTCGAGAATAATCTTCGGGAGTTGAAGAAACTTAAGTAA
- a CDS encoding histidine kinase has protein sequence MSLREFILSDKKEYRFWRHVLFWLLWGGYFTITRYFNPMVYQTTGKFPDFWKTVVETFFFLFPQTFIVYPALYFILPKFVFKQKFGRAFLWFCVFYLVGISVNAFFLIFVPWSKMPWIPNAELFLTTSTFPQKIFMAYLGSILGLLTAVALASSFKMFKHYYLKSLRNQQLLKENSEAQLRLLMAQVQPHFMFNTLNNIYSQAQEESPKSAKMILELSHILRYILDEGKKEKVPLENELQMVVDYLNLEKIRYDKKLDLHYDLPDNVGDKSIAPLLLLPLVENCFKHGASKMINKPWINIKAELKQDTFYIKLMNGRKDKVIPGEKRPGTGIENVRRRLELLYPGRHIFEIKEEPDVFIVDLSVDLKTINSEAIEMETETLLAYET, from the coding sequence ATGTCATTACGGGAGTTTATACTATCAGATAAGAAAGAATATCGTTTTTGGCGACACGTCTTATTCTGGCTTTTATGGGGCGGTTACTTTACCATAACCCGCTATTTTAATCCTATGGTCTATCAAACGACAGGGAAATTTCCTGATTTTTGGAAGACTGTAGTGGAAACTTTCTTTTTTCTTTTTCCTCAAACATTTATTGTTTATCCCGCACTATATTTTATACTCCCGAAATTTGTATTCAAGCAAAAATTTGGTCGTGCATTTTTATGGTTCTGTGTTTTTTATTTGGTTGGTATTTCTGTAAATGCATTTTTTCTAATATTTGTTCCCTGGTCAAAAATGCCTTGGATCCCTAATGCCGAGCTTTTTTTAACCACCAGTACTTTCCCGCAAAAAATCTTCATGGCCTATCTTGGAAGTATTTTGGGCTTACTTACTGCAGTGGCATTGGCCTCAAGCTTTAAAATGTTCAAACATTATTATTTAAAATCTCTGCGGAACCAGCAACTGCTGAAAGAGAATTCAGAAGCACAACTTCGTCTTTTAATGGCACAGGTTCAACCTCATTTCATGTTCAATACCCTCAATAATATTTACTCCCAAGCCCAGGAAGAATCACCTAAAAGCGCAAAAATGATCCTGGAGCTTTCCCATATCCTGAGGTATATTCTGGATGAAGGCAAGAAAGAAAAGGTTCCTTTGGAGAATGAATTACAAATGGTAGTAGACTATCTAAATCTTGAAAAGATCAGGTATGACAAAAAACTGGATCTTCATTATGATCTACCCGATAATGTCGGGGATAAGAGCATTGCACCATTGCTGCTACTTCCTTTGGTTGAAAACTGTTTTAAACATGGAGCTAGTAAAATGATCAATAAACCCTGGATCAATATAAAAGCTGAGCTTAAGCAAGATACCTTTTACATAAAACTGATGAACGGAAGAAAGGATAAAGTCATTCCTGGAGAAAAACGACCCGGGACAGGCATTGAAAACGTTCGCAGAAGGCTGGAGCTTTTATATCCTGGTAGACATATCTTTGAGATTAAAGAAGAGCCGGATGTTTTTATTGTAGATCTCAGCGTTGATCTAAAAACAATTAATTCGGAAGCCATTGAAATGGAAACAGAAACACTTCTCGCATATGAAACCTAG